A window from Agrobacterium tumefaciens encodes these proteins:
- a CDS encoding polysaccharide biosynthesis tyrosine autokinase, whose translation MHHKTFKSNIGFPESGKDSDTFIDLDRLWAAVVRRANVIAVSVIAAVVLAGLYLVLATPVYTAMTQVLLDESLSRYAEEESPVPAAQIVDNRIASAVEILKSKEMALTVVDKAKLDENDTIVNPPMSPVELVKISVRGILDLVLPGDPPVSEAAIRAGRREKAAAVLQQSLTVERVGRSSVIAISTRSTDRQLAAQIAKTYAQAYLTEQLNANFDASERASVWLQERMTDLNQRAQAAELAVQKFKSDNNIVSSRGELMSEGQLADLNGQLIAAQADAATASARYGQYKSIIDRGPDVAVDNAVVSARDTDNSVIQDLRKRYITISDRQQGIVQQFGADHPQAVALDAEKKEVSRQIYQELQQLTGSLKNEYDVANSRVQSLRDNIEGVAGRNSQANITMVQLRELEQRATALRTLYQSYLGRFEEASQKQSLPIAKARIISEAGLPTSPSSPKKTMTMALSVILGLMLGGGIAALLEFRDRFFHTGNDVRDNLRMRFLGYLPFIGERGVENAKTGNSAATPGGENATLDESGQVSFQKMLRLAVDSPRSSFAETLRNVKLTADVVIQERQCRVIGVISCLPNEGKSVVALNLAGLIASTGKRTLVVDADIRNPGLSRMLTTRQSAGLVEVVLDEVPWTQAVKVDTRTKMGILPVSTSNQFAHSSELLSSSGMRKFIDSAREACDYIIVDLAPVVPVIDAKAFAPQVDGFVFVTEWGKTPIQMVQNLMANEPQIANKTLGIVLNKTDMTELQRYAGPGGSEHYHEKFSAYYGDAKPPVKEDA comes from the coding sequence ATGCACCACAAGACCTTTAAATCCAACATCGGTTTTCCGGAATCCGGCAAGGATTCCGACACGTTTATCGACCTCGACCGCCTGTGGGCCGCCGTGGTGCGTCGTGCCAATGTCATTGCCGTCTCCGTCATTGCCGCCGTGGTTCTGGCCGGCCTTTATCTGGTGCTTGCGACCCCCGTTTACACCGCGATGACGCAGGTGCTGCTCGATGAAAGCCTTTCCCGTTATGCGGAAGAGGAATCGCCGGTGCCCGCCGCGCAGATCGTCGACAACCGCATCGCCAGTGCCGTGGAAATCCTCAAATCCAAGGAAATGGCGCTGACCGTGGTCGACAAGGCCAAGCTCGACGAGAACGACACCATCGTCAATCCGCCGATGTCGCCGGTCGAACTCGTCAAGATCTCCGTCCGCGGTATCCTCGATCTCGTCCTGCCGGGCGATCCGCCGGTTTCCGAAGCCGCGATCCGCGCCGGACGCCGCGAAAAGGCCGCCGCCGTGCTGCAGCAGTCGCTGACGGTGGAGCGTGTTGGCCGCAGCTCGGTCATCGCCATCTCCACCCGCTCGACCGACCGGCAGCTCGCCGCGCAGATTGCCAAGACCTATGCGCAGGCCTACCTGACCGAACAGCTGAACGCCAATTTCGACGCCAGCGAACGCGCTTCCGTGTGGTTGCAGGAGCGCATGACAGACCTCAATCAGCGCGCCCAGGCGGCCGAGCTCGCGGTCCAGAAGTTCAAATCCGATAACAACATCGTCTCCTCGCGCGGCGAGTTGATGTCGGAAGGCCAGCTTGCCGATCTGAACGGCCAGCTGATCGCCGCGCAGGCGGATGCCGCGACAGCTTCGGCCCGCTATGGCCAGTACAAGTCCATCATCGACCGGGGACCGGACGTGGCCGTCGACAATGCCGTCGTTTCGGCCCGCGACACCGACAATTCGGTCATTCAGGATCTTCGCAAACGCTACATCACCATTTCCGACCGGCAGCAGGGTATCGTGCAGCAATTCGGTGCGGACCATCCGCAGGCTGTTGCGCTGGACGCTGAAAAGAAAGAGGTTTCGCGGCAGATCTATCAGGAATTGCAGCAACTGACCGGCAGCCTGAAGAACGAATACGACGTTGCCAATTCCCGCGTGCAGTCGCTGCGCGACAATATTGAAGGCGTCGCGGGGCGCAATTCGCAGGCCAATATCACCATGGTGCAATTGCGCGAACTCGAGCAGCGGGCAACCGCATTGCGCACCCTCTATCAGTCCTATCTCGGCCGCTTCGAAGAGGCCTCGCAGAAACAGTCATTGCCGATCGCCAAGGCCCGCATCATTTCCGAAGCTGGCCTGCCGACATCGCCTTCCAGCCCGAAAAAGACCATGACCATGGCGCTTTCGGTCATCCTCGGCCTGATGCTGGGTGGCGGTATCGCAGCGCTTCTCGAATTCCGCGATCGCTTCTTCCACACCGGCAATGATGTGCGTGACAATCTGCGCATGCGCTTCCTGGGTTACCTGCCCTTCATCGGTGAAAGGGGCGTGGAAAATGCCAAGACCGGCAACAGCGCCGCGACCCCCGGCGGCGAGAACGCCACGCTTGACGAAAGCGGGCAGGTTTCCTTCCAGAAAATGCTGCGCCTTGCCGTCGACAGCCCGCGCTCCAGTTTTGCGGAAACGCTGCGCAACGTGAAGCTGACGGCGGATGTCGTCATTCAGGAGCGCCAGTGCCGGGTGATCGGCGTCATTTCCTGCCTGCCGAACGAGGGCAAATCGGTCGTGGCGCTCAATCTCGCCGGGCTGATCGCCTCGACAGGCAAGCGCACGCTTGTCGTGGACGCCGATATCCGCAATCCCGGCCTCAGCCGCATGCTGACGACACGCCAATCCGCCGGCCTTGTCGAAGTCGTGCTCGATGAAGTTCCGTGGACGCAGGCGGTGAAGGTGGATACGCGCACCAAGATGGGCATCCTGCCGGTTTCCACCAGCAACCAGTTCGCCCATTCGAGTGAGTTGCTCTCGTCCTCCGGGATGCGCAAATTCATCGATTCTGCCCGCGAAGCCTGCGATTACATCATCGTTGACCTTGCGCCCGTCGTTCCCGTCATCGACGCCAAGGCCTTTGCGCCGCAGGTGGACGGTTTCGTCTTCGTCACCGAATGGGGCAAGACGCCGATCCAGATGGTGCAGAACCTGATGGCCAACGAACCGCAGATCGCCAACAAGACGCTGGGCATCGTGCTCAACAAGACCGACATGACGGAATTGCAGCGTTATGCTGGCCCCGGCGGTTCGGAGCATTATCACGAGAAATTCTCGGCCTATTACGGCGACGCAAAGCCGCCGGTGAAGGAAGATGCCTGA
- a CDS encoding UTP--glucose-1-phosphate uridylyltransferase, with translation MDLNRTVRKAVIPVAGNGTRFLPATKAMPKEMLTIVDRPVVQYAVDEAMQAGIEHIIFVTSRNKTAIEDYFDSAPELINTLTRSGKTVQVLQLEKMLPVAGTVSYTRQQVPLGLGHAVWCARELVGKEPFALLLPDMVSYGARGCIAGLMELYDEVGGNILGVEECLPEEVSSYGVVGVGQKVNHGFSVTEMVEKPEPSKAPSNYYLNGRYILQPEIFDILARQERGAGNEIQLTDGMKRLAEKQPFHAQKYSGRTFDCGSKQGFIAANVAFSLMRSDMEAQVLASVKELVANHESRVQAA, from the coding sequence ATGGACCTGAACAGAACTGTCAGAAAAGCCGTCATTCCGGTAGCCGGCAACGGCACGCGGTTTTTGCCCGCCACCAAGGCGATGCCAAAGGAAATGCTGACGATCGTCGATCGGCCGGTCGTGCAATATGCTGTCGATGAAGCCATGCAGGCCGGCATCGAACACATTATTTTCGTAACGAGCCGCAACAAGACCGCCATCGAGGACTATTTCGACAGCGCACCGGAACTCATCAACACGCTCACCCGCTCCGGCAAGACCGTGCAGGTGTTGCAGCTGGAAAAGATGCTGCCCGTCGCCGGCACCGTCAGCTATACGCGCCAGCAGGTGCCGCTCGGTCTCGGCCACGCTGTCTGGTGCGCGCGCGAACTGGTGGGCAAGGAACCCTTCGCCCTGCTACTGCCTGATATGGTTTCCTATGGCGCACGCGGCTGCATTGCCGGGCTGATGGAACTTTACGACGAGGTTGGCGGCAATATTCTCGGTGTCGAGGAATGCCTGCCGGAAGAAGTGTCTTCCTATGGCGTCGTCGGCGTCGGCCAGAAGGTCAACCACGGCTTTTCCGTCACCGAAATGGTCGAGAAGCCGGAACCCTCGAAGGCGCCTTCGAATTATTACCTGAATGGTCGCTACATCCTGCAGCCCGAAATCTTCGATATTCTCGCCAGGCAGGAGCGAGGCGCGGGCAATGAGATTCAGCTGACCGACGGCATGAAGCGGCTCGCCGAAAAGCAGCCGTTCCACGCGCAGAAATATTCGGGCCGCACCTTCGATTGTGGCAGCAAGCAGGGCTTCATTGCCGCCAACGTCGCCTTTTCGCTGATGCGTTCGGATATGGAGGCCCAGGTCCTCGCTTCGGTGAAGGAACTGGTGGCGAACCACGAAAGCCGCGTTCAGGCGGCCTGA